A single Syntrophorhabdaceae bacterium DNA region contains:
- a CDS encoding rubrerythrin family protein: MSKTENDLKEAFAGESQANRKYLAFAKKAELEGYKQVAKLFRAAAEAETVHAHNHLRELKGVQATKDNLVEAITGESYEFQKMYPVMIEDAKAEGNKGAERSFTIANEVEKIHAGLYQKALDNLGNNEEYDYHICKVCGYTHEGEPPDVCPVCGAGKVAFYKVD, encoded by the coding sequence ATGTCAAAAACCGAGAATGACCTGAAAGAAGCGTTTGCGGGAGAGTCTCAGGCGAACAGAAAGTACCTTGCTTTTGCGAAAAAGGCTGAGCTTGAAGGATATAAGCAGGTGGCAAAACTCTTCAGGGCCGCCGCGGAAGCGGAGACGGTCCATGCCCATAACCACCTGAGGGAGTTGAAAGGAGTGCAGGCCACCAAAGATAACCTGGTCGAGGCGATCACCGGAGAATCATACGAATTTCAGAAGATGTACCCCGTCATGATCGAAGACGCGAAGGCGGAGGGAAACAAAGGCGCGGAGCGGAGCTTTACCATCGCCAATGAAGTGGAGAAGATCCATGCCGGTCTTTACCAAAAAGCCCTTGACAACCTGGGAAATAACGAGGAATACGATTACCATATCTGCAAAGTATGCGGATACACCCACGAAGGAGAGCCGCCGGACGTATGCCCTGTCTGCGGCGCCGGTAAGGTGGCGTTTTATAAAGTAGACTGA
- a CDS encoding rubredoxin, producing the protein MWTCTICGYQYDEAKEGKKFEDLPEDWTCPVCNAPKDAFEKTS; encoded by the coding sequence ATGTGGACATGTACGATTTGCGGCTATCAGTATGACGAGGCGAAAGAGGGCAAGAAGTTCGAAGATCTTCCGGAGGACTGGACCTGTCCGGTCTGCAATGCGCCGAAGGATGCATTCGAGAAAACGAGTTAA
- a CDS encoding flavodoxin family protein, with protein sequence MNITAFHGSPRKGGNSDLLLTATLKAIDPEAHRVKLFRLGEMDLRPCRNCGGCEATGVCVAKDSMTEIYQSIREADRVILASPIFFFGLPAQAKIMIDRCQAFWCEKYLLKKPIPPGIYGRKGLLLLVGGMKKEAGAQCGNTTATAFFRSINVQEHEFMSFLGVDAKGAILDHPTAMVDALNAGKKLLLSQ encoded by the coding sequence TTGAACATCACCGCCTTTCACGGGAGTCCCCGAAAAGGGGGCAATTCGGACCTGCTCCTGACCGCAACCTTGAAAGCCATAGATCCCGAGGCCCACAGGGTGAAGCTCTTCAGGCTGGGAGAGATGGATCTCAGGCCCTGCAGGAACTGCGGGGGCTGCGAGGCAACGGGCGTCTGTGTGGCGAAAGACAGTATGACGGAGATTTATCAGAGCATAAGGGAGGCGGATAGGGTAATCCTCGCCTCCCCTATCTTCTTTTTCGGGCTTCCGGCCCAGGCAAAGATCATGATCGACAGGTGCCAGGCCTTCTGGTGCGAGAAGTATCTCCTCAAGAAACCCATTCCTCCGGGCATTTACGGGAGAAAAGGCCTCCTTCTCCTCGTGGGGGGCATGAAGAAGGAGGCGGGCGCCCAATGCGGCAATACCACTGCAACGGCGTTTTTCAGATCCATAAACGTGCAGGAGCACGAATTCATGAGTTTCCTGGGTGTGGACGCGAAAGGCGCGATTCTCGATCATCCCACGGCAATGGTCGATGCCCTCAACGCGGGCAAGAAGCTCCTTCTATCGCAGTAA